GAAGTAATCAAAAATTGAAAACACAAATTCTCTACTGTCTAGCTCTCATCTAGTTATAAGGTTCCTCAATCAGCTTTTAGGACGAGCAGCTAGAGAGCGATCGCACCAAGCGCATTGCGAAAGGCGATCGCAGCTTATTCGGATCTTTTTATTGGGGAATGCGCTCAGCACCAAACTTGCGCTGATGCCAGTAGGGATAAATTGGTGCGATCGCGCTGACCTCATTCAGTCGGTTTACTTCCTCTGGTGTTAGCTCCCACTGAGCAGCACCGAGGTTGTCTCGAAGTTGTTGTTCATTCCGCGCTCCGATAATAACGGATGTAATACCAGACTTACGCAACAACCAGTTGAGTGCTACTTGAGCAACGCTGACACCACGATTATTAGCCACTTCGTGCAGAACTTCCACAATATCGTATCCTTTCTCAAGATCACTGACCGTGCCAATATCGCCGATTTTTGCTCGTCGCGTCCCCTCCGGTTCCGACTGACCACGACGATACTTACCTGAGAGGAAACCAAAAGCAAGCGGACTCCACACCAAGATCCCTACACCTTGATCTAAACTTAGAGGAATTAGTTCAAATTCCAACTCTCGCGCCACAAGCGAGTAATAAACCTGTTGTGACACATAGCGCTCCAAGTTCAAACGCTCTGATACAGACAGCGCCTTCATTAAATGCCAAGCTGAATAATTAGAGCAGCCAATGTAGCGAACTTTGCCACTACGGACAAGATCATCTAAAGCGCGAAGCGTTTCTTCCAGTGGAGTCAGAGCATCGAAACCATGAACTTGGTAGAGGTCGATGTAATCTGTGCCTAATCGTCTTAGGCTGTCCTCACAGGCTCGAATCAGATGATAACGTGATAGACCAGTATCATTTGCTCCTTTTCCCATACGACCATAAGCCTTAGTTGCAATAATCACATCAGAGCGACGCTTTCCGAGAGCTTTACCAAGAATTTCCTCAGAAAGTCCATTTGAGTAAACATCGGCGGTGTCGAAGATGTTGACACCTGCATCAAGGCAAATATCAATCAGATGCCGTGCCTCGTCTACCTGAGTCGCTCCAATTTCTTGGAAAAAGTCACTACCACCAAAGGTCATTGTACCGAAACTGAGAACTGAAACCTTGAGACCGGACTTTCCTAATAACCGTGTTTCCATTGTTGTTACTCCTTGAAGCCGTGCCTATTTGCAGATCAAGTGAAAATTTTCTCACAATGGATAGTTTCTTCGGCTCTAACTCTGGTTACTATTAAAAGCAAGTACTTACAAGTCAATACGCTTGAGATCAGAAGACAATTTGCATCGTCAATAACTTTTCTAGTTTATTTTAACTGGAAGTTGAATTACAAACTCTGTACCTTGAAACAATTCTGAGATACAATTCAACTTACCACCGTGTTTATCTACAATTTGATAGCTAATCGACATTCCTAAACCTGTACCTGAACCAACAGGTTTAGTCGTAAAGAAGGGATCAAAAATTTTTTGCTTCACTTCTTCTGTCATTCCGCAACCATTATCAGCAATTCTAATTAATACTTGATTGCTGTCTAAAAATTCAGTGCAAATGCGAATTTGGGGAACATTATTTGATACTTCTTGATTTGCAATCACTCTTGCCTTACTGACTGATAAGTTACAACCGATCATTGACTCTTTTAAAGTATCAATAGCATTAGTAAAGATATGCATGAATACTTGGTTGATTTGTCCTGGATAACAATCAATTTTAGGTAAATCGGTGTATTCTTTAATTACTTGAATATCTGGATGGCTTCCTTCTCCTTTCAAGCGACTTTGTAAAATTAATAGTGTATTATCAAGACCTTCGTGAATATCGACTTGCTTTATTTCTGATTCATCTAGCCGCGAAAAGTTGCGTAATGATAATACAAAATTACTGATGCGTTTAGCTCCTATCATCATAGAAGCTAATATATTTGGTAAGTCTTCTTTAATAAAATCGAGATCAATTTTATAGCTGAAATCTTTAATTTCTGTTACTTCTTGTGGGTAGCGCTCCTGATAAAGTGAAATCAACTTAAGTAAGTCAGCAATATATTCATCAGCGATAATAGCATTACCATAAATGAAACTAATAGGGTTGTTAATTTCATGAGCAAGACCTGCAACTAATTGTCCCAAAGAAGACATTTTTTCCGTGTGAATTAGTTGAGTTTGAGTATTTGCGAGTTCTTTCAGAGTGAGTTTTAGTTGGCTGTTAGCTGCCTCCAGTTGTGCTGGACTTGGCAAAGCTAGTGCCTGGGGAATTATCGGCACTAAAGTGATAGCTGTATAAACTGATACGAAAGCAGTAAAAGCTTTGATGAAACCGGATAGCCAATAAGTAGGATGCCAAAGCGTCCATATTTCCATTAGGTGCGTTGTACCACAGGAGATAATGAAAGCTCCAAATAATAAAAGTATGGATTTAAAAGGTAAATCTTCACGCTTGCGGACGAAGTAAACAAGGGCGATGGGAATAGAAAAATAGGCTAGGGCAATTAAAAAATCTGATATAATATGTAACCCAACTAAACCTGTCTGCCAAAGATAACAATGTCCGTGTGGAATAAAAAAGCCATCTCCAAAAAGGCTTTGCAATATTTTCAGCATCTTCTATTCAACGAGTGTAAATTTTCAGCCATAAATGACAAATTATACTCGCAGTATAGAGAAATGTCTGTAACTTTAAAAAATTAACAGAATAACTATTGTAATTAATGTTAAGTTTAAAATAAATAATTTTAATAACAAACTTAAGATTAATAATGTATTTATTTTTTTAAAGTAGTTTTAAAACGGATATTTAAATCAATTTAATTAACTTTATCTCCTACACTAAATAGACTAATAAATCTCTTGTGATAGCACAATCAGAGTAAACAAAAAATTAAATTAAAATACGCTATAAATTATAGCGTGATCGCCTATTAGAAATAAGATGCCTGACTTTTAAAATAGGTCGGATATCTATGGCTTTTTTGTTGATCAATAATATGCCTGTGGTTGTCTAACTATGCCCCAAACTTGCAACTTACTATTAGGTATTTGTGTATACTTGCTCATATTTAAGCCTGTAATGCATCAGCATTTGCAATAATTGTGGTAAACGCGATCGCTGAATATCATGCTGGTACGGTTGAACTCTCTAGTCGCTTACTCGCTGGATCTACTTTTACCGTTAGAACCACCACAGGAGGTATTGCTCATGAACCGGATTCTGATCGCAGAGGATGAACCTAGGATTGCAAGCTTTCTAGAAAAGGGTTTGAAAGCTAATGGCTTCACTACGGCTGTAGCTAATGATGGTGAGGAAGCTATTGACATGGCTTGTAGCGGTAATTTTGACTTACTAATCCTTGATATTGGTCTCCCTGGTAAAGATGGCTGGACGGTGTTGGAAGAATTGTGCGGTCAGGGTGAACAGTTACCGATTATTATCCTCAGTGCGCGTGACGGGGTGAAAGATAAGGTGTATGGCTTGGGAAGTGGAGCTGATGACTACGTTACCACGCCTAATTAAAGCACCAGTAATTCTAGATGTGATCGCGATCGCCTTTATTGCCAGTGCCGAAAGTTTGCTTTCTGGAGTAGCCGTTGACCGATTGCATACTGGAACAAGAACTGATTTTGACCGGGAATTGGCAGCTCAAGGATTTGGCAACATGGTTTGTGGCTTACTAGGCGCTGTGCCGATGACAGGAGTCATTGTCCGTACTTCCGTCAACGTGGAAGCAGGAGCAAAAACTAGATTTTCCGGAATGCTACACGGTCTATAGTTGCTGATTTTAGTGATTGCTACACCATTCTTATTAAATAAAAATGATTCCCACATCTAGCTTGGCAGCAATTCTAGTTTTCACTGGCTATAAGCTGATTGAAGTAGAACACATTCGCCAGTTAAAGAAGTATGGACGTTTTCCTTAATCATATTCTCTGCTACCTTAATCGGGATTGTAGCTGCTGACCTACTCACCGGTGTGGTGATTGGGATTGTGCTAACAGCAAGTTACTTAACCGAGCAGTATTGGCGGGGTTGCAGGAGTGAATATTTTGTATTAGTTATTTAATTTACCTACAGAGTAATTCAGCAAGATTGCGCGGCGATCGCTACATTAGAAGATAGAAGATATATCAATAAAAATCATTGTTCGTCCCTATTTATCCGCAGCTGACCAAAACTATGAGTGCAAGTGCCATTATTTCAGAGAATCCTCTACTTCAAGGGTCGGGTTTGCCTCCCTTCGCCAAGATTAAACCAGGGCAAATAGTACCAGCTTTCAATCAACTGCTGGCAGAACTTGACCAGCAGCTGGCTAGTTTAGAGGCTAATGTACAGCCCACATGGAAAGGTTTAGTAGAGCCACTAGAAAGGCTGACGGAAAGGCTTTCCTGGAGTTGGGGAGTGGTGAATCATCTCATGGGTGTAAAGAATAGCCCTGAACTACGGGAAGCTCATGAAACCGTACAACCACAGGTCGTACAATTTATCAACAAACTTGGTCAAAGCCAACCCATTTACAATGCTTTTAAGGCACTCCGCACGAGCGATACTTGGGCAACTTTAGAATCAGCCCAGCAACGCATTGTAGAAGCCGCTATCCGAGATGCCGAACTTTCGGGGGTTGGCTTAAAAGGAGAAGAGAGAGACCGTTTCAACGCCATCCAGATGGAGTTGGCAGAACTTTCCACCAAGTTCTCTAACCATATATTGGATGCTACTAAAGCTTTTAGCCTTACCTTGACAACAAAAGCGGAAATCGACGGCTTACCCTTGAGCTTGCTCAGTCTAGCGTCACAAGCTGCTCGTGCTGCTGGTGCAGAAAACGCGACAGCAGAAAATGGCCCCTGGCGCATTACTTTAGACTTACCCAGTTACGGCCCTTTCATGCAGCACAGCACTCGTCGCGACCTGCGCGAAAAGCTCTATAAAGCTTATATCACCCGCGCTTCTACAGGCGAGCTAAATAACAACCCCTTAATTGAACGTATTTTGGAGCTGCGGCAAGAACTCGCAAATTTACTTGGCTTTAAAAGTTTTGCCCAGTTGAGCCTTGCTAGTAAAATGGCTCCCAACGTTGAGGCAGTTGAAGCTTTGTTAGAAGAACTACGTCACACCAGTTATGATGCTGCAATTAAAGATTTAGAAGAACTCAAAGCTTTTGCAGCCGCAAAGGGAGCAGCAGAAGCTCAGGATTTAAAGCACTGGGATATTAATTTTTGGGCAGAACGCCAAAGAGAAGAAAAATTTGACTTTACCGCTGAAGAACTACGTCCCTACTTCTCGCTTACCCAAGTGCTAGATGGCTTATTTGGGCTTGTCAAGCGGCTGTTTGGCGTTACGGTCAGCCCTGCCGATGGTCAAGCCCCAGTCTGGCATGAGGATGTCCGTTATTTCCAAATAGCTGATGAGAATGGTTCTCCCATAGCTTATTTCTACTTAGACCCTTATAGCCGTCCAGCCGAAAAACGTGGTGGTGCTTGGATGGATCAATGCATCAATCGTGCCAAAATCACTGAAAATGGTGTAACTGCTATTCGCTTACCTGTGACTTATTTGGTATGTAACCAAACTCCTCCAGTAGATGGCAAGCCTAGCTTAATGACTTTTTATGAAGTAGAGACTTTGTTTCACGAGTTTGGTCATGGATTGCACCATATGCTCACCAAGGTTGACTATCCTGGAGCCGCAGGCATTAATAATGTAGAGTGGGATGCAGTAGAACTGCCCAGCCAGTTTATGGAAAACTGGTGTTATGAGCGACCCACTTTGTTTGGCATGGCTAAGCATTACGTAACTGGTGAAGCCTTACCTGAGCATTATTATCAGAAACTGCTAGCAGCACGTAATTACATGAGTGGTAGTGCTATGTTGCGGCAGATTCACTTTAGCAGTGTTGATTTGGAACTGCATCACCGCTATCACCCAGGTAGCAATGAAAAGCCCACGGATGTACGTCATCGGATTGCGAAGACAACTACCGTTTTACCACCTTTGCCAGAAGATTCATTTTTGTGTGCTTTTGGCCATATTTTTGAAGGTGGTTATGCAGCAGGTTATTACAGTTACAAATGGGCTGAAGTACTGAGTGCTGATGCTTTTGCAGCTTTTGAAGAAGCTGGGTTAGAAGATGAAGAAGCGATAAAGACTATAGGTCAGCGTTATCGAAATACTGTACTGGCATTCGGTGGGAGCAAGCATCCAATGGAAATATTTAAAGCGTTCCGAGGTCGTGAACCAAGTACAGGTCCTTTACTCAGGCACAATGGTTTAGCGACTTTTTAGGGATTATTACGGTGAATTAAACACAACCTTGGTTAGTGACTTGACACCAAATAGCTCTCACACTAACCAAGTAGTTTAATAAATAGAAAGCCTCAGTTCGTAAAATCTATCATAATTAATTTTTTTAGATAACCCTTTTCAATCACGCTAGACAGAGTAAAAATATAAATCCTCAAATTGTGGAGCAGAAAAAGTGAAACCATATTTACTGCTTATAAAGACAGTTTGGGCTTTATTTTTGTCTAAGTCCCGCTAAGTAAACTGACGTGAGTTCGACGGTTATAAAAAGCCAAAAAAGCTTTCCATGTATGGATTTGCACAATTGGGTATTGTTTAGGAGATCGCTACGATTGATTGAGAATCTGTGAAAAAGTGACAAAAAATGCCGAGACTAAAAATATCAAAGAAAAATCAAGGTCTCGGCGATGTCTACCATTTTTGTCATAATTGTCGGGTACATTCTCATAAATTGTTTAAAGGGTTAGTAAAATGGGGAAAAAATTCTGTGGAGTGGCACTTTGGATTTAAACTTCATTTGATAATTAATGACTGTGGAGAATTGCTAGCGTTTAAGTTAACGCCCGCCAATGTTGATGACTGAAGATTTAATTGGTAAAGAATATTGACTATTTCATGACCAACAAAAATGGCTGAATATGTAGCTAAATCCACTCAGCACCGTCGGCTATTAGTAGTATCAAATAAAAAAGAAAATACTCAGAGTTTTATTATAATAAAACTCTGAGTATTTTCTTTTTTAATAAAAACCTGGCACCGAGCTATTGTGGCGTAGGGCAACCCCTAGACTATCGTGGCCGCAGCAGCGTTTCACCTCTGAGTTCGGGAAGGGTTCAGTGTGGTTCCACCGCGCCATAGGCACCAGGAAAACTTTAGTTTCTGTGATGTAGAGTACAGAAACCCTGAAGGCTGCAAGTAACGCGAAATCAATTGTAATGAGGTCAAGCCCTCGGTCTATTAGTACGGCTCGGCTACGTACATTGCTGCACTTCCACCTACCGCCTATGAACGGGTGTTCTGCCCGTGACCTTACCTACTTACGTAGTGAGAGCACTCATCTTGAGGTGGGCTTCCCACTTAGATGCTTTCAGCGGTTATCCGCTCCGCACTTGGCTACCCAGCGTTTACCGTTGGCACGATAACTGGTACACCAGCGGTGCGTCCTTCCCGGTCCTCTCGTACTAAGGAAGGCTCCTCTCAATGCTCTTACGCCTGCACCGGATATGGACCGAACTGTCTCACGACGTTCTGAACCCAGCTCACGTACCGCTTTAATGGGCGAACAGCCCAACCCTTGGGACGTACTTCCGCCCCAGGTTGCGATGAGCCGACATCGAGGTGCCAAACCTCCCCGTCGATGTGGACTCTTGGGGGAGATCAGCCTGTTATCCCTAGAGTAACTTTTATCCGTTGAGCGACGGCCATTCCACTCTGCGCCGTCGGATCACTAAGGCCTACTTTCGTACCTGCTCGACTTGTCAGTCTTGCAGTCAAGCTCCCTTTATGCCTTTACACTCGCCGCACGGTTTCCAAGCGTGCTGAGGGAACCTTTGCGCGCCTCCGTTACCTTTTAGGAGGCGACCGCCCCAGTCAAACTGCCCACCTGAAACTGTTCCCTGACCGGATAACGGTCATGGGTTAGAATTCTAGCTTCGCCAGAGTGGTATCTCACCGTTGGCTCCATATTCCCCACAAGGAATACTTTATCGCCTCCCACCTATCCTGCGCAAGCCAAGCCCGAACACAATTCCAGGCTACAGTAAAGCTTCATAGGGTCTTTCTGTCCAGGTGCAGGCAGTCCGTATCTTCACAGACATTCCTATTTCGCCGAGTCTCTCTCTGAGACACCATCCAGATCGTTACGCCTTTCGTGCGGGTCGGAACTTACCCGACAAGGAATTTCGCTACCTTAGGACCGTTATAGTTACGGCCGCCGTTCACCGGGGCTTCAGTCGCTAGCTTCAAGGTTTCCCCCTGACCAACTTCCTTAACCTTCCGGCACTGGGCAGGCGTCAGCCCCCATACTGCGTCATTTGACTTTGCGGAGACCTGTGTTTTTGGTAAACAGTCGCCTGGATCTCTTCACTGCGACCCACGTCTGAGGTGGGCACCCCTTCTTCCGAAGTTACGGGGCCATTTTGCCGAGTTCCTTAGAGAGAGTTATCTCGCGCCCCTTGGTATTCTCAACCTCCCTACCTGTGTCGGTTTCGGGTACAGGTAACTTAGAGTTAACGTGTTTAGAGCTTTTCTTGGAAGCTAGACTATGCCACTTCCCCGACGTATCGGGTCGTACTCACGCCTCAACTCAAGACGTTTTCGCCGTCTCTCATCATCTTGACGCTTGAACCGGTAACCAACATCCGGCTGACAATTGCCTTCTCCGTCCCTCTGCACAACTCCAAATCAGTACGGGAATTTTAACCCGTTGTCCATCGACTACGCCGTTCGGCCTCGCCTTAGGTCCTGACTAACCCTCCGGGGACGAACCTGGCGGAGGAAACCTTAGGGTTTCGGGGCATTGGATTCTCACCAATGTTTGCGCTACTCAAGCCGACATTCTCACTTCCGTTTCGTCCACAGCTGCTTGCCGCTACTGCTTCTACCTACGACGGAACGCTCCCCTACCGATTAATATAATTAATCCCACAGCTTCGGTACATCGCTTAGCCCCGTTCATTTTCGGCGCGAGAGCGCTTGACTAGTGAGCTATTACGCACTCTTTCAAGGGTGGCTGCTTCTAGGCAAACCTCCTAGTTGTCTGTGCACTCTCACCTCCTTTATCACTTAGCGATGATTTGGGGACCTTAGCTGGTGGTCTGGGCTGTTTCCCTCTTGACGATGAAGCTTATCCCCCACCGTCTCACTGGCAACGTGTGCTCTGGGTATTCTGAGTTTGTCTCGATTTGGTACCGTTCTCACAGCCCGCACCGAAACAGTGCTTTACCCCCCAGGTATAATCGTTACCGCTGCGCCTCAACACATTTCGGGGAGAACCAGCTAGCTCCTGGTTCGATTGGCATTTCACCCCTAACCACAGCTCATCCGCCGATTTTTCAACATCGGTCGGTGCGGACCTCCACTTGGTGTTACCCAAGCTTCATCCTGGCCATGGTTAGATCACCAGGGTTCGGGTCTATAAACACTGATTATCGCCCTATTCAGACTCGGTTTCCCTTTGGCTCCAGCATTCTCGCTTTAACCTACCAGTGCCTATAAGTCGCCGGCTCATTCTTCAACAGGCACGCGGTCAGACGTTAAATCGTCCTCCCACTGCTTGTAAGCTGACGGTTTCATGTTCTATTTCACTCCCCTTCCGGGGTTCTTTTCACCTTTCCCTCGCGGTACTGGTTCACTATCGGTCACACAGTAGTATTTAGCCTTACGAGATGGTCCTCGCGGATTCACATGGGATTCCTCGTGCCCCATGCTACTCGGGATACAGCTACTATCCTTGAGTTTTCAACTACAGGACTTTCACCTTCTCTGGTGCAGTATTTAGCTGCTTCGTTTAACCGCTAGATTCGATATTGCTGTCCCACAACCCCAGTCAGTAAACCGACTGGTTTAGGCTCTTCCCCGTTCGCTCACCACTACTTAGGGAATCTCTTTTGATTTCTCTTCCTCCAGCTACTAAGATGTTTCAGTTCGCTGGGTTGGCTCTCTCCTGCCTATATATTCAGCAGGTAGTATATAGGGTTGCCCCATTCGGAAATCTCCGGCTCAAAGTTTGCTTCCAACTCCCCGGAGCATATCGTCGGTAACCACGTCCTTCATCGCCTCTGTGTGCCTAGGTATCCACCGTCAGCCCTTATTAGCTTGACCACAAACAATTGGTTTTCACATTTGCAAACACGTTCATCTTTTGAATGTCTGTGTCTGCCTGCTTTTTTCGCGTTACTATGCAGTTTTCAAGGTTCTGGCTGGATTCATTTCCCAGCAGTCTGACATCATATATATATAGATATAAATGTCATGTTGCTGAACTTTATCCGATTTTTTTAATGGCAATCGCCACAGGTGGAGGTTAGCGGACTCGAACCGCTGACATCCTGCTTGCAAAGCAGGCGCTCTACCAACTGAGCTAAACCCCCGCTCAAGAATTAAAAATTAAAAATTAAAAATTAAAAATTGAATTTTCTTCATTTTTAATTTTACATTTTACATTTTTAATTGCTTCAGGTGGGCCATCCTGGACTCGAACCAGGGACCTCACCCTTATCAGGGGTGCGCTCTAACCACCTGAGCTAATAGCCCAATTCCGAACCAAATCATAGTTTGAAAGTTCATCACAAATATCTGCGACCGACCTAGGAATGACCATCTCAATTCTCTATTTGCTGAATGCTTTCGAGTTCTGAGTGGATTAG
This region of Nostoc sp. UHCC 0302 genomic DNA includes:
- a CDS encoding aldo/keto reductase, whose protein sequence is METRLLGKSGLKVSVLSFGTMTFGGSDFFQEIGATQVDEARHLIDICLDAGVNIFDTADVYSNGLSEEILGKALGKRRSDVIIATKAYGRMGKGANDTGLSRYHLIRACEDSLRRLGTDYIDLYQVHGFDALTPLEETLRALDDLVRSGKVRYIGCSNYSAWHLMKALSVSERLNLERYVSQQVYYSLVARELEFELIPLSLDQGVGILVWSPLAFGFLSGKYRRGQSEPEGTRRAKIGDIGTVSDLEKGYDIVEVLHEVANNRGVSVAQVALNWLLRKSGITSVIIGARNEQQLRDNLGAAQWELTPEEVNRLNEVSAIAPIYPYWHQRKFGAERIPQ
- a CDS encoding M3 family metallopeptidase, translating into MSASAIISENPLLQGSGLPPFAKIKPGQIVPAFNQLLAELDQQLASLEANVQPTWKGLVEPLERLTERLSWSWGVVNHLMGVKNSPELREAHETVQPQVVQFINKLGQSQPIYNAFKALRTSDTWATLESAQQRIVEAAIRDAELSGVGLKGEERDRFNAIQMELAELSTKFSNHILDATKAFSLTLTTKAEIDGLPLSLLSLASQAARAAGAENATAENGPWRITLDLPSYGPFMQHSTRRDLREKLYKAYITRASTGELNNNPLIERILELRQELANLLGFKSFAQLSLASKMAPNVEAVEALLEELRHTSYDAAIKDLEELKAFAAAKGAAEAQDLKHWDINFWAERQREEKFDFTAEELRPYFSLTQVLDGLFGLVKRLFGVTVSPADGQAPVWHEDVRYFQIADENGSPIAYFYLDPYSRPAEKRGGAWMDQCINRAKITENGVTAIRLPVTYLVCNQTPPVDGKPSLMTFYEVETLFHEFGHGLHHMLTKVDYPGAAGINNVEWDAVELPSQFMENWCYERPTLFGMAKHYVTGEALPEHYYQKLLAARNYMSGSAMLRQIHFSSVDLELHHRYHPGSNEKPTDVRHRIAKTTTVLPPLPEDSFLCAFGHIFEGGYAAGYYSYKWAEVLSADAFAAFEEAGLEDEEAIKTIGQRYRNTVLAFGGSKHPMEIFKAFRGREPSTGPLLRHNGLATF
- a CDS encoding SulP family inorganic anion transporter; its protein translation is MTTLPRLIKAPVILDVIAIAFIASAESLLSGVAVDRLHTGTRTDFDRELAAQGFGNMVCGLLGAVPMTGVIVRTSVNVEAGAKTRFSGMLHGL
- a CDS encoding ATP-binding protein, which produces MLKILQSLFGDGFFIPHGHCYLWQTGLVGLHIISDFLIALAYFSIPIALVYFVRKREDLPFKSILLLFGAFIISCGTTHLMEIWTLWHPTYWLSGFIKAFTAFVSVYTAITLVPIIPQALALPSPAQLEAANSQLKLTLKELANTQTQLIHTEKMSSLGQLVAGLAHEINNPISFIYGNAIIADEYIADLLKLISLYQERYPQEVTEIKDFSYKIDLDFIKEDLPNILASMMIGAKRISNFVLSLRNFSRLDESEIKQVDIHEGLDNTLLILQSRLKGEGSHPDIQVIKEYTDLPKIDCYPGQINQVFMHIFTNAIDTLKESMIGCNLSVSKARVIANQEVSNNVPQIRICTEFLDSNQVLIRIADNGCGMTEEVKQKIFDPFFTTKPVGSGTGLGMSISYQIVDKHGGKLNCISELFQGTEFVIQLPVKIN